The following DNA comes from Candidatus Rokuibacteriota bacterium.
GTCGGCGAACCGGAGCAGCCGCGCGTTTCGCCCGACCCAGTGCGCGACCTCGGTCAGGAGGTACGACGCCATCAGCGGCCCGGACAGGATGATGCCGGGCAGACCCTGGGCCTTCGCCACGTGCTCGTCGTGATGGAATTCCGAGTCGTAGTTGTCGCAGGCGCCCGCCCACCGCACCTGGTGGCCCACCATCATCGGTCCCTTCGTGACCGTCGAGAACTCCTGCCCCTCGGCAAAGTCCTCGAAGAAGAGGCTCGGCGGTTCAACGGTCGTGACGGTGGGCATGGGGGCTCTCCTTCCCGTCCAGGACTCCGAGTCGGCGGAGATCGACGATCTCCGCCGGTGCGAACCCGAGCCGTTCGAGCACGGCGGCCGTATCCCCGCCGAGGGCCGGAGCCCGTCGTCTGAGCTGCCAGGGCGTCAGCGACATCCGGACCGGGTTGCCCACCAGGGGCGTCGATCCGTTCCCGGTGTCGACGACCATGCCGCAGGCACGCGCCTGGGGATTCGCGTAGACCCGGTCGTACGTGAGAATCGGCGCCGCGGGAATGCCCGCGGCCTCCAGGCGCTCGAGCCAGTACGCGGCGTCCCCGCGAAGGGCGCCCACCTAGCGGGCCCCGACGAGCTCC
Coding sequences within:
- a CDS encoding CoA transferase, giving the protein MGALRGDAAYWLERLEAAGIPAAPILTYDRVYANPQARACGMVVDTGNGSTPLVGNPVRMSLTPWQLRRRAPALGGDTAAVLERLGFAPAEIVDLRRLGVLDGKESPHAHRHDR